The Thermoanaerobaculia bacterium genome contains a region encoding:
- a CDS encoding SAM-dependent methyltransferase, translating to MEEALYSRESGYYRKKRHPAQEEGDYVTGASFHPALASCVAACIQENLPRWEDPRFVDIGCGSGQLLANLLPCLPKEWTAVAIDLHDPEYLPVGVKHLRDLNELQEMRGVFFAYEFFDALPCDVLTFRQGAWHELVVEETAEGAKWAEGGPATHIALEFLERFRVGGREGQIVEVCTRAETIYETLARKLTSGLFLTFDYGKKAQILYNPQVFPSGTLMAYRSHHMDRNVLNSKGEQDITYAVNFTALEEAGERAGLKTLSFTTLGEFLVRFGIQQVYDNLTNREDQARVRSMIYGPMGQDIRVLIQIR from the coding sequence ATGGAAGAGGCCCTCTATTCCCGTGAATCCGGGTATTACAGAAAGAAGCGGCACCCGGCCCAGGAGGAAGGTGACTATGTGACCGGAGCTTCCTTTCACCCGGCCCTGGCTTCCTGTGTGGCGGCATGCATACAGGAAAACCTTCCCCGATGGGAAGATCCGCGCTTCGTTGACATCGGCTGCGGTTCCGGTCAATTACTGGCAAACCTGTTACCCTGTCTTCCGAAAGAGTGGACTGCCGTGGCCATCGATCTTCACGATCCCGAATATCTTCCCGTCGGAGTAAAACATCTTCGAGATCTCAATGAGCTGCAGGAGATGCGGGGAGTGTTTTTTGCCTACGAGTTCTTTGACGCCCTGCCCTGTGATGTCCTGACCTTTCGACAGGGAGCCTGGCATGAGCTTGTGGTCGAGGAGACCGCAGAAGGTGCGAAATGGGCTGAGGGAGGCCCTGCGACGCATATTGCTCTGGAATTCCTGGAGCGATTCAGGGTCGGCGGCAGGGAAGGACAGATAGTGGAGGTATGTACAAGGGCGGAAACGATCTATGAGACCCTCGCGCGGAAACTTACATCAGGGCTCTTTCTGACCTTTGATTATGGGAAAAAGGCTCAAATCCTCTATAACCCGCAGGTGTTTCCATCCGGGACCTTGATGGCCTACCGTTCGCATCATATGGACCGAAACGTCCTGAATTCAAAGGGAGAACAGGACATCACCTATGCCGTGAATTTCACAGCCCTGGAAGAAGCGGGCGAAAGAGCCGGACTGAAGACGTTGTCCTTTACCACACTGGGCGAATTCCTGGTTCGGTTTGGGATCCAACAGGTGTATGATAATTTAACGAATCGAGAAGATCAGGCCAGGGTCCGGTCCATGATTTATGGTCCCATGGGCCAGGACATCCGGGTCCTGATTCAGATTCGTTAG
- a CDS encoding ABC transporter permease, translating to MIVVENFRIALRAIYANKMRSILTTLGIIIGVAAVVAVVSIVQGMSYMIAGQLQDVGATYMMVFPNQDPNDPAVSGKDVKLTLDDAEAIRRECPAIAALTPIIWRSGNVTAGGRKWQAFVVGVNEEYPDIVNHFVETGRFITHHDIEARKHITLVGQTVVDELKLGPDPIGKQISFSDTPLTVVGVMEKVGQQFGQDQDSILIVPYTTAAMIFGETASRQMRFDMKAASEDVVDVAKDQVITTLRKQHRIKEGQGNDFRIMHQEEILKTVTSILGSVTLVVGAVVSIALLVGGIGIMNIMLVSVTERTREIGLRKAVGARRRDILVQFLIEAVTLCLVGGMIGLFLGWGLGTLGAKAIPGFPPAHVPIWAIFLSLGFASGVGVLFGIYPAYKAARLNPIQALRYE from the coding sequence ATGATTGTTGTTGAGAATTTTCGAATCGCTCTGCGCGCCATCTACGCCAACAAGATGCGTTCCATTCTGACGACACTGGGGATCATCATCGGTGTAGCCGCCGTGGTGGCCGTAGTCTCTATTGTCCAGGGGATGTCATACATGATTGCGGGGCAACTGCAGGATGTCGGTGCTACCTATATGATGGTCTTTCCCAATCAGGATCCCAACGATCCCGCCGTATCCGGGAAGGACGTCAAGCTCACCCTTGACGATGCCGAGGCCATTCGCCGGGAATGCCCGGCCATCGCAGCCCTCACCCCGATAATCTGGCGATCCGGAAATGTTACAGCGGGAGGGCGAAAGTGGCAGGCCTTTGTTGTGGGAGTTAACGAGGAATATCCTGATATCGTGAACCACTTTGTCGAAACCGGGCGATTCATCACCCATCACGACATCGAGGCACGGAAGCATATTACCCTTGTGGGACAGACCGTCGTGGACGAGCTGAAGCTTGGACCCGATCCCATCGGGAAGCAGATCTCATTTTCCGACACACCCCTGACCGTCGTCGGGGTAATGGAGAAAGTCGGACAGCAATTCGGGCAGGACCAGGATTCCATCCTGATTGTTCCCTACACGACGGCCGCCATGATCTTCGGAGAAACCGCGTCGCGCCAGATGCGATTCGACATGAAGGCCGCCTCCGAGGATGTGGTGGATGTGGCCAAGGATCAGGTGATCACCACCTTACGGAAACAGCATCGGATCAAGGAAGGCCAGGGAAATGATTTCCGGATCATGCACCAGGAGGAGATTCTGAAGACGGTCACGTCGATCCTGGGAAGTGTCACCCTGGTTGTCGGAGCCGTTGTCTCCATCGCACTCCTGGTCGGCGGAATCGGAATTATGAATATCATGCTCGTTTCCGTGACCGAACGAACCCGGGAAATCGGTCTTCGAAAAGCGGTAGGAGCACGTCGAAGGGATATTCTGGTTCAATTCCTGATCGAGGCTGTCACCCTCTGCCTTGTGGGAGGTATGATCGGACTATTCCTTGGATGGGGTCTCGGTACTCTGGGTGCCAAGGCAATCCCCGGGTTTCCCCCGGCCCATGTTCCGATCTGGGCAATCTTCCTGAGTCTCGGCTTTGCCTCCGGTGTAGGTGTCCTGTTCGGCATTTATCCGGCTTACAAGGCAGCCCGGCTTAATCCGATCCAGGCCCTGCGGTACGAATAA
- a CDS encoding efflux RND transporter periplasmic adaptor subunit, producing MKKVLIILAVVAVIALMIFFSVKGKGSKGKEVYTEDAALRPIAREVLASGEIRPRTYVNLQSDVVGKIIRLHFKEGDWVKKGQILVDIEKETLLRQRDQMTAAVNSAKANRERVAAMADEAHLRYKRTRELMDEKIVSQESLDSAWASLRQAEASLTAAEQDMERSQFALDELNEQIKKCTILAPMNGRVVELDMEEGEVVVAGMNIPGSVIGVVADMSDILAEVDVIESEIAGLKTGMPATIVVDALPDITFEGEVEEIAHSAFKKLDVNYFKVKVLLHNPDENLRPGMSARATITLEKKEDVLSVPIQAVVERKDEKVVFTPDNGKAKKLLVTTGISDEHHIEITEGLEEGTSVITGPSRILKDLKEGTEIKIKTKEEKEEDQSTEENKEEGADVEVKVD from the coding sequence ATGAAAAAAGTACTCATCATCCTGGCCGTTGTCGCGGTTATTGCCCTGATGATCTTTTTCAGTGTGAAGGGAAAGGGATCCAAGGGGAAAGAAGTCTACACGGAAGATGCAGCGCTTCGTCCCATCGCCCGGGAAGTACTGGCATCGGGAGAAATCCGCCCTCGCACCTATGTTAACCTTCAGTCTGACGTTGTCGGAAAGATCATCCGGCTTCATTTCAAGGAAGGAGACTGGGTCAAGAAGGGACAGATCCTGGTGGATATCGAAAAGGAGACCCTTCTTCGACAGAGGGATCAGATGACTGCAGCCGTCAATTCCGCGAAAGCCAACCGGGAGCGTGTTGCCGCCATGGCAGACGAAGCCCACCTCAGATACAAACGAACCCGGGAACTGATGGACGAGAAAATCGTATCTCAGGAATCCCTGGACAGTGCCTGGGCCTCCCTGAGGCAGGCGGAAGCCTCCCTGACCGCCGCAGAGCAGGATATGGAACGATCTCAATTCGCACTGGATGAGCTCAACGAACAGATCAAAAAATGTACGATCCTGGCGCCGATGAATGGCCGCGTCGTCGAATTGGACATGGAAGAGGGAGAAGTGGTAGTGGCGGGAATGAATATTCCGGGTTCGGTGATCGGAGTTGTGGCCGATATGTCGGACATTCTGGCTGAGGTTGATGTGATCGAGAGTGAAATTGCTGGGTTAAAAACAGGGATGCCGGCTACCATCGTAGTTGACGCCCTCCCTGATATCACCTTCGAGGGCGAAGTGGAAGAGATTGCCCACAGTGCGTTCAAAAAGCTCGATGTGAATTACTTCAAGGTGAAGGTCCTGCTTCATAATCCCGATGAAAATCTCAGGCCGGGAATGAGTGCCCGGGCCACGATTACCCTGGAGAAGAAAGAGGACGTCCTGTCTGTTCCCATTCAGGCCGTAGTGGAACGGAAGGATGAAAAGGTCGTGTTCACTCCGGACAACGGGAAGGCTAAAAAACTCTTAGTTACTACCGGGATCAGCGATGAACACCACATTGAAATTACGGAGGGACTGGAAGAGGGAACTTCTGTAATCACCGGACCGTCCAGAATCCTCAAGGACCTGAAAGAAGGAACCGAGATCAAGATCAAGACAAAAGAAGAGAAAGAAGAAGATCAATCGACGGAAGAAAACAAAGAAGAAGGTGCTGACGTGGAGGTCAAAGTCGACTAA
- a CDS encoding S8 family serine peptidase, with the protein MKKLGAALVLWALLVAVTALAVPAERAIVRPFDSSMKGKIAQTFGLNVIDDYGAFLLVEDSTGKLNSPQLLKQATVMPLQDWDVIRLTPNISIGSRAPILEATQAGLYVVHFQGPIKAEWVTALKARGVAKIVQYIPNFALLVEVPEGKPVNFGTIPAVDWAGYYSGEFKVSSHIRKNKDVKEGDAAILLLNNNKLSKTLQDLTSLGVTFTTPRVTTSPFVYLTAHGRMEMVERVVKLPYVIWIEPIFPREMHDEIQDQILAGNYTGTLPDGPGYEAWLSTVGLSDVSSVIVDVADDGWDTGDTTVGNHHPDFDDALGTSCRVIYQVDLCSEGNFGMDGHGTINQSIVLGDGKGTGALDGNNYYYGMGMAPTARGGQTKIFGSSGWCGMADMFEITAPAASNGAVITSNSWGASTYGGYNIDAQQYDLAVRDADGNSGNGLYAYTVVFSAGNDGPTDGMTGAPGTAKNVITSGASENVRDHGIADGCGDSNADSLNDITDFTSPGPCEDGRIKPDAMAPGNHIQGAASQYSGFTGASVCGASGTADDRYWPSGQTFYTWSSGTSHSCPSMAGAAALIYQYYDNEMGTPPSPAMNKAVMLGSADDMVGGADGNGSSTLNFPNMRQGWGRVNLGRAFDSAFKYYFDQGYTFTTSGQTHSPEPIFSVVDPSLPVRVMLVYSDAPGDPNATPSGGLVNDLDLEVTVGADVYLGNNFTNGVSVPNTGTPDTINNVEGVYFPAGVVATFTLRVIATNLGGDAIPGDANLTDQDYALYIYNATNQTSAGIIQMDREIYNCSDTIEVTVSDADLQGAGTQDVLVSSTTEPAGETLTLNEVGTSSGVFTGMINTTSVAPASDGLLSVTNGDTITATYNDADSGSSTQTLRAPAIVTDTAVADCVGPIISNVQIISITHNSAIVTWDTNEPATSLVNYGDTPGLGNTASSPALVLNHSILLTNLLSCTTYFVEVSSTDAAQNTVTDNNSGAYYTFETLGMFDFFMDDVESGNAGWTADSPWAIIDTDSHSASHSWTDSPGGNYTAYADVSLTSPVFNFSAYSTALLSFWHHYDIESGYDYGYVEVTTNGGTSWTAVATYSGTLAAWTQVAIDLSAYAGNPAVQFRFHLVADDIVNRDGWYVDDVIVSVPVNCHAGMIMLDRDVYTCSGDTIAVTVMDMDLNTNPGVQETVNVTLSSTTEAGGETVTLTEQSTSSSVFLGSIATTAGAPAADGLLSLTDGDTITGTYNDADDGSGNPAVVTDTASAFCTPLTISNVQAVVNGNSVTVTWTTNRDADSLVTYDPSMPPASTASDPTLVSSHSVTIPGLLVCTDYYFSVTSVDTYGISASDDNSGTYYTFTAGTLSTAIYNSTDTPLSIPDSNPTGVTSTISVPDAGTVVDVNVTLTITHTWDSDLDIYLVAPNGTQVELSTDNGSSGDNYTNTVFDDEAATAITAGTAPFTGSFIPEAPLSQVDGISALGDWDLFVADDAGGDTGTIQSWSLTIEYPPMACGPEASYDSHSFTDDCTGGGPGDGDGFADPGENLYLTVTLANSGTDPVTGVSAVLSSATPGITVNVDTSPYPDLGVGATGTNTVLYEVTIDQAFPCGDPINFQIDITTNEGSWTDTFQQTTGMAGGGQLLYEQFETWPPAGWQNINNGGCGAWDTTANTGGYSGLGNTTGGTGEAADANSDDCGSAMNTALITPSIDLTSVTGATLQYNCRFEDYAGDGDAYTDISTNGGSSWTNLRSETTDDGGGHLVNIDLTPYVGNNVLIRFRYVCTGWAWGWMVDGVEVTATGGSATCTTCVAGGCDADLGDVNLNSQVTALDASLVLQEVVGMITFTPEEYCRANVNQNAAVTSLDAAYILMCVAGNCPGLPAGFEPSCNAHGNCLP; encoded by the coding sequence ATGAAAAAATTAGGCGCAGCCCTGGTGCTGTGGGCGCTGCTGGTGGCGGTAACCGCCCTGGCCGTACCCGCAGAAAGAGCCATCGTACGACCCTTTGATTCATCCATGAAGGGAAAGATTGCTCAAACCTTCGGGCTAAATGTTATCGATGATTATGGCGCATTCTTACTGGTCGAAGATTCAACGGGAAAGCTAAATTCCCCACAGCTTCTGAAACAGGCTACGGTTATGCCCTTGCAGGATTGGGACGTGATCCGATTGACCCCCAATATCTCCATCGGTTCCAGAGCTCCCATCCTTGAGGCAACTCAGGCAGGGCTCTACGTGGTCCACTTTCAGGGGCCCATCAAAGCGGAATGGGTGACCGCCCTGAAGGCCAGAGGAGTTGCAAAAATAGTTCAGTATATTCCCAACTTTGCCCTCCTGGTTGAGGTCCCTGAAGGAAAGCCGGTAAACTTCGGGACGATACCAGCCGTCGACTGGGCCGGTTACTATTCAGGAGAATTCAAGGTTTCATCGCATATTCGAAAGAACAAGGATGTCAAGGAAGGCGATGCAGCGATTCTCCTTCTTAACAATAATAAACTTTCAAAGACTCTCCAGGATCTGACCAGCCTAGGGGTAACCTTTACAACCCCCAGGGTAACCACTTCCCCCTTCGTCTATCTTACAGCCCACGGCCGGATGGAAATGGTGGAACGTGTGGTCAAGCTTCCTTACGTCATCTGGATCGAACCTATCTTCCCAAGAGAGATGCATGACGAAATCCAGGACCAGATCCTTGCCGGGAACTACACCGGAACTCTTCCCGATGGACCGGGCTATGAAGCCTGGCTTTCCACGGTCGGTTTGAGCGATGTCAGCTCCGTCATTGTCGATGTTGCTGACGACGGCTGGGACACCGGAGACACGACGGTGGGAAACCACCATCCCGACTTTGACGATGCCCTGGGAACCTCTTGCCGGGTGATTTACCAGGTTGACCTCTGCAGTGAAGGAAACTTCGGGATGGATGGGCACGGAACCATCAACCAGTCCATCGTACTGGGTGACGGCAAGGGAACCGGGGCTCTTGACGGCAATAATTATTACTACGGTATGGGTATGGCCCCCACAGCCCGAGGCGGTCAGACAAAGATTTTCGGGTCGAGTGGTTGGTGCGGAATGGCGGACATGTTCGAAATTACGGCACCAGCCGCTTCCAATGGCGCCGTCATTACCTCTAACTCCTGGGGTGCGTCAACCTACGGCGGATACAATATAGACGCCCAGCAATACGACCTGGCCGTCCGGGATGCCGATGGCAACTCCGGCAACGGACTTTATGCCTATACGGTTGTTTTCTCCGCTGGAAACGATGGTCCCACAGATGGGATGACCGGGGCCCCCGGTACAGCCAAGAACGTTATCACCTCCGGAGCCAGCGAGAACGTACGGGACCATGGGATCGCGGATGGCTGCGGTGATTCCAACGCGGACAGCCTGAACGACATTACCGACTTCACGTCTCCCGGGCCCTGCGAAGACGGCCGCATCAAGCCCGATGCCATGGCCCCCGGAAACCATATCCAGGGTGCGGCTTCCCAGTATTCCGGTTTTACCGGTGCCAGTGTTTGCGGGGCATCGGGAACAGCGGACGATCGGTACTGGCCTTCCGGTCAGACCTTCTACACGTGGTCCTCGGGAACCTCTCATTCCTGCCCGTCGATGGCGGGTGCAGCGGCCCTGATTTACCAGTATTACGACAATGAGATGGGAACTCCGCCCTCCCCGGCCATGAACAAGGCTGTCATGCTGGGTTCGGCCGATGATATGGTCGGCGGCGCAGATGGCAACGGGAGTTCGACGCTGAACTTTCCCAACATGCGCCAGGGATGGGGACGGGTTAACCTGGGACGTGCCTTCGATTCCGCATTCAAATACTATTTCGACCAGGGATATACTTTTACAACTTCGGGACAAACTCACTCCCCTGAACCTATCTTCTCCGTGGTCGATCCATCGCTACCCGTCCGGGTCATGTTGGTCTATTCTGATGCTCCGGGGGATCCCAATGCGACGCCCTCCGGCGGTCTGGTGAACGATCTGGACCTCGAGGTCACGGTGGGAGCGGATGTCTACCTCGGTAACAATTTCACGAACGGCGTGTCCGTTCCCAATACGGGTACGCCAGACACGATCAATAACGTTGAGGGTGTCTATTTCCCCGCCGGTGTCGTGGCGACCTTCACCCTCCGGGTGATTGCCACCAACCTCGGCGGCGATGCGATCCCGGGAGACGCCAACCTGACGGATCAGGACTACGCCCTCTATATCTATAACGCGACGAATCAGACTTCGGCCGGTATCATCCAGATGGACCGGGAAATCTATAACTGTTCCGACACCATCGAGGTCACCGTCAGTGACGCCGATCTTCAAGGCGCCGGCACCCAGGACGTCCTGGTCTCCTCCACAACCGAACCTGCAGGAGAAACTTTAACCTTAAACGAGGTGGGAACCAGCAGCGGTGTCTTTACCGGTATGATCAACACCACTTCTGTTGCCCCGGCTTCTGACGGACTCCTCTCGGTAACCAACGGAGATACGATCACGGCGACCTACAACGACGCGGATAGTGGATCCAGTACACAGACCCTTCGCGCTCCCGCAATCGTTACCGATACAGCCGTGGCCGACTGCGTGGGTCCCATCATCTCCAACGTCCAGATTATTTCGATTACCCACAACTCGGCGATCGTGACCTGGGATACGAACGAACCCGCCACGAGCCTTGTGAACTACGGGGATACACCCGGGCTCGGGAATACGGCCAGCTCGCCGGCCCTAGTTCTCAACCATTCGATTCTCCTGACCAATCTCCTCTCCTGCACGACATATTTCGTCGAGGTCTCTTCGACGGATGCCGCCCAGAACACCGTTACGGACAATAACTCCGGGGCGTACTACACCTTTGAAACCCTTGGGATGTTCGACTTCTTCATGGACGATGTGGAGTCCGGAAACGCCGGATGGACGGCGGATTCTCCGTGGGCCATCATTGACACGGACAGCCACTCCGCCAGCCATTCCTGGACTGACTCTCCGGGGGGTAATTACACCGCCTATGCCGACGTCTCCCTCACGTCCCCCGTCTTTAACTTCTCCGCATACAGCACCGCCCTCCTCTCCTTCTGGCACCACTACGACATCGAAAGCGGATATGACTACGGGTATGTGGAAGTCACCACCAATGGAGGGACATCCTGGACTGCGGTGGCTACCTACTCGGGAACGCTTGCAGCATGGACCCAGGTTGCCATCGACCTTTCCGCCTATGCAGGAAACCCGGCGGTCCAGTTCCGTTTTCATCTCGTGGCAGACGATATTGTCAATCGTGACGGATGGTACGTGGACGATGTGATTGTGTCGGTCCCTGTCAACTGCCATGCTGGAATGATCATGCTGGACCGTGACGTCTACACCTGCAGCGGAGATACGATTGCGGTCACGGTAATGGACATGGATCTCAACACCAATCCCGGTGTCCAGGAAACGGTAAATGTCACCCTCTCCTCCACAACGGAGGCGGGTGGTGAAACGGTTACCCTCACCGAACAGTCAACTTCCTCTTCTGTCTTCCTGGGTTCGATCGCTACCACTGCGGGTGCTCCTGCTGCCGATGGTCTCCTGTCGCTCACCGATGGAGACACGATTACAGGAACCTACAATGATGCCGATGACGGATCGGGGAATCCTGCTGTCGTTACCGATACGGCCTCGGCCTTCTGCACACCTCTGACAATTTCCAATGTCCAGGCAGTTGTGAACGGCAATTCAGTCACGGTTACATGGACGACCAACCGGGATGCCGACTCTCTGGTTACCTACGATCCATCGATGCCTCCTGCTTCGACGGCTTCGGATCCGACTCTGGTATCCAGCCACTCTGTCACGATTCCCGGTTTGCTGGTCTGCACGGACTACTATTTCTCCGTAACGTCAGTAGATACCTATGGGATTTCTGCCTCGGACGACAACAGCGGAACCTACTACACCTTCACTGCGGGAACCCTGAGTACAGCGATCTACAACTCGACCGATACACCGCTCAGCATCCCCGACTCTAACCCGACGGGCGTAACCTCCACGATCAGCGTTCCGGATGCCGGTACGGTTGTGGATGTCAACGTGACCCTTACGATCACCCACACCTGGGACAGCGACCTGGATATCTACCTCGTTGCCCCCAACGGTACCCAGGTGGAACTCTCCACCGATAATGGAAGCAGCGGAGACAACTACACGAACACGGTCTTTGATGACGAAGCGGCCACGGCCATTACAGCCGGAACGGCGCCCTTCACAGGATCGTTCATTCCCGAAGCCCCACTGAGCCAGGTGGATGGGATTTCCGCACTCGGTGACTGGGATCTCTTTGTGGCGGACGATGCAGGCGGCGACACGGGAACGATCCAGTCCTGGTCCCTCACGATCGAATATCCGCCCATGGCGTGTGGTCCTGAAGCTTCGTATGATAGTCACTCTTTCACCGATGATTGCACCGGCGGTGGTCCTGGGGACGGAGACGGGTTTGCCGATCCCGGTGAAAACCTCTACCTGACCGTGACTCTCGCCAACAGCGGTACCGATCCCGTCACGGGCGTCAGCGCGGTCCTCTCTTCCGCCACTCCGGGGATCACGGTCAATGTGGACACTTCGCCCTATCCGGATCTGGGTGTGGGAGCCACGGGGACCAATACGGTCCTGTATGAAGTGACGATCGATCAGGCCTTTCCCTGCGGCGATCCGATCAATTTCCAGATCGATATCACCACCAACGAGGGAAGCTGGACCGATACATTCCAGCAGACGACGGGAATGGCGGGAGGAGGTCAGCTCCTCTATGAACAGTTCGAGACCTGGCCTCCGGCCGGCTGGCAGAATATCAACAATGGTGGATGTGGTGCGTGGGATACCACGGCCAATACCGGAGGGTACTCTGGTCTGGGGAATACGACCGGAGGCACCGGAGAGGCAGCCGATGCCAACTCCGATGATTGTGGAAGCGCCATGAATACGGCGTTAATCACGCCATCCATTGATCTCACTTCCGTTACCGGGGCAACCCTGCAGTATAACTGTCGCTTTGAAGACTATGCCGGTGACGGAGATGCCTATACCGATATTTCAACCAATGGTGGATCCTCCTGGACCAACCTCCGATCTGAAACGACCGACGATGGAGGAGGACACCTGGTTAACATCGACCTGACACCCTATGTGGGAAACAACGTCCTGATTCGTTTCCGTTACGTGTGTACAGGCTGGGCATGGGGATGGATGGTGGATGGTGTTGAAGTTACCGCAACAGGGGGCAGTGCTACCTGCACGACCTGTGTTGCCGGTGGATGTGATGCCGACCTCGGTGATGTGAACCTCAATTCCCAGGTCACCGCCCTTGACGCCTCCCTGGTCCTCCAGGAGGTCGTGGGCATGATTACCTTTACACCCGAGGAGTACTGTCGGGCCAACGTTAACCAGAATGCCGCCGTGACCTCTCTTGATGCGGCCTATATCCTCATGTGTGTTGCGGGGAACTGTCCCGGCCTTCCTGCCGGGTTTGAGCCTTCCTGCAACGCCCATGGGAACTGTCTCCCATAG
- a CDS encoding YIP1 family protein produces MNSLSAIFNVIISPKQAFAALKERPYILVIMVLTALITGVVTFAIMSHLDPVTVRTEIREQIQEFKSKIESQTGQSLTDEKIDEMVDKRAEGMSKWTVISSFVAPVTSVIMYLILALIFFLLFKLLDTELSYKQSFSLILHCYIPHLIKAILAVVIAMVKGSYGMMELQNLVASNPGALVDPKTQKVLHTLLTSLDLFNVWVVVLMILGFGIVSDKKPSRVAPWIIGLWILWIVVKVGATAVLGSVFGS; encoded by the coding sequence ATGAATAGTTTATCTGCCATTTTCAATGTAATCATTTCACCCAAACAGGCGTTCGCCGCACTGAAAGAACGGCCCTATATCCTTGTCATCATGGTACTGACGGCCCTGATCACCGGAGTTGTGACCTTCGCGATCATGTCCCACCTGGACCCAGTAACGGTCCGCACGGAGATTCGGGAACAGATCCAGGAGTTCAAATCCAAAATTGAGAGTCAGACCGGACAATCGTTAACGGACGAGAAGATCGATGAGATGGTGGACAAACGTGCCGAGGGCATGAGTAAATGGACGGTGATCTCCAGCTTTGTCGCACCTGTCACGTCTGTCATCATGTATCTGATCCTTGCTCTCATCTTCTTCCTTCTCTTCAAGCTTCTCGATACCGAGCTGAGTTATAAACAGTCCTTCTCCCTGATCCTGCACTGTTACATCCCCCACCTGATCAAGGCAATCCTTGCGGTTGTGATTGCCATGGTCAAGGGCAGTTACGGCATGATGGAGCTTCAGAATTTGGTTGCCTCCAACCCGGGCGCGCTGGTAGATCCCAAAACCCAGAAAGTCCTCCACACCCTCCTGACCTCCCTTGACCTCTTTAACGTCTGGGTGGTTGTCCTTATGATTCTCGGGTTCGGGATCGTCTCAGATAAGAAACCCTCCAGGGTCGCACCCTGGATCATCGGCCTCTGGATCCTCTGGATCGTTGTGAAGGTAGGCGCCACTGCTGTTCTTGGATCGGTGTTTGGTTCATGA
- a CDS encoding ABC transporter ATP-binding protein has protein sequence MDKLIFIENVTKVYNPDTTPVHALRGISFSVDPGEYVAIMGASGSGKSTLMNILGCLDIPTEGRYLLADQEVETMDDDDLAKIRNREIGFVFQQFNLLPRSTALYNVELPLIYAGVSRRERDERARESLKAVGLEHRVGHAPNELSGGEQQRVAIARALVTNPALILADEPTGNLDTASSSEIMAIFDRLNGEGKSIVMVTHEEDIAGHTRRAIRLRDGQIIGDDRK, from the coding sequence ATGGATAAGCTCATCTTCATCGAAAACGTCACCAAAGTGTATAACCCCGATACGACACCGGTTCACGCCCTCCGGGGGATCAGTTTTTCCGTGGACCCGGGAGAATATGTGGCGATCATGGGAGCCTCGGGATCGGGGAAATCGACATTGATGAATATACTTGGGTGCCTCGATATACCGACCGAAGGTCGCTACCTCCTGGCCGACCAGGAAGTGGAAACCATGGACGATGATGATCTGGCCAAGATTCGCAACCGGGAGATTGGGTTCGTCTTCCAACAATTCAACCTCCTCCCCCGCTCCACTGCACTGTACAATGTGGAGCTTCCGCTGATCTATGCCGGCGTCAGCCGCAGAGAGCGGGACGAAAGAGCCCGCGAATCCTTGAAGGCGGTAGGGCTCGAACACAGGGTGGGTCACGCTCCGAACGAACTTTCGGGTGGAGAACAGCAGAGAGTTGCCATTGCCCGGGCACTCGTAACCAATCCGGCTCTTATTCTCGCCGACGAACCTACGGGCAACCTGGACACGGCATCTTCCTCGGAGATAATGGCAATCTTTGACCGCCTGAACGGCGAGGGGAAATCCATCGTCATGGTGACGCATGAAGAAGATATCGCCGGGCATACCCGCAGAGCCATTCGTCTAAGGGACGGGCAGATTATTGGAGATGACAGGAAATGA